aagagtcaaaatattttcaaaattttattgtctatagaaaatgctaatataaacattcattgaaattttcaagtatctacagtcattcgttttttaattacaacaaaataagaaaatcgttacatgagaaatcgagtgaatatcaaatgttgtacaaatataaatttcaaacgctcataaaaatttaatttaaatttcttgtagacattttttttgataaacgtagataaacttatggataatcttgtattatattttcaaatcatagatttataatgaaaatttttataaatttctaactcaaacTAATTTGTAAATGTTCGTGAATTTTCgggaattttacgtattttgtcaacatttgaacttaaataattataaaaaaatatttttaactgccattttaaaaatatattaggagctttgtattaaattttcaagctatttGACCCAACGATtacttttttattgacatttataaataaaaaattggaaacagaaatgtccgtaaacagcttaaaacaagtcaaaatatcaaaaaatatagaaaatgctaacataaacattcagtgaaaatgtcatgtatctacaatttacagtaatttgttttaaaaatccgattttgcgtaaaaattctcatttttacttaatttttgttttgctttTCCCGGCCTCTTTGACTACTAGgtactgggaatttttacatttgacccctcaaagtaccaactaaattcacttccGTGtcagataatatattgttgaagaaaatctaagcatttttactcgGTACTCGAATTTTGAGTGGGGGGTTGCGCAGGGGGACGGATTAATGTTgacttcaaaatattattatgtatgtataaaatacatgtgcataatatgtatttttagattccgagagaagtgatgaatgtactgattttacaatgttttttttaattaatatttaaaaaaaatttttttttgtaagcggaacgttgaatttattgattttagtgGCATTTTACGAcggtttgtattttttgtagACAAATATTAGTTAGTCAGTTTGTGtcaaatattttgaagtaaGTAAgcctaatatttaaatagatattctTACCTTAGATCttccatatttatttttgaatatggcAGTAGTGTTAATTTGAATGTTTGCAATAAACTGCTTAAGGCTCAGTCAAACACAAAGCGGACAGACCGCTTTGTGCTTGACTGAGCCTTTAGTAACTACCACGTCTGCCTACGAATGCAGATTACAGACTACAGCCAGGGACTAAGATATACTGGGCTACTAGAGTACTGGACTAGGCTGGAGGGTAGTAGAGGAACGGTCCCCAAATGTTTCGACACCGCCACTTCTCCCATCCTAATAGGCCACCGAAAGGTACAATTAAGGGTAAAGGCGCTCCTAGTAACAAATAACGTAACTGATATAAGATATAGGTGTAATTTacacagataaattattattatcatcgtgttTTTATAACACATGTGTAGATGGCGCTTTTACCTCTAGTTGTACCTTTCGGCGGCGTTCGAAACATCTGAGGGTCACTAATAAGGCAGTCGATACCAGACCAGTATATTATAAGACAGTGAAGCTGGTGTATTACACCATATACACCCTgactacagtataatataatgtccgtGACTACAACTGCAGCGTCAAATGCATGTACTCGCATATTGTGCACACAGGTAGGGTGGACGGTAGGCGCGTGGTTATGAAATATCTGcccatcaaaatattaaataatatgggcTCACTAGAGTCTTAAATAGttaatcacaaaataaaatataatataggtaccacaatttatgtatacatagatcagattgatattatatttaaaatatgtttttaattaaatcattatttctaaacatgtaatagtaaatacattattaatacctaGTATTGCAATTTTCAGTGGCctatttaataaatgatttctACAACTGGCGATAGTGCTTTGATTATTATATCACGAGgaacaatattaatacctataatggcTTAAAAAAGTTCATGATGAGATGAATCTCTACACCTCCTCAATTATATTACCCCTTGCAATACAATACCAATactatacctacaaaatatattatgtccgtatgtatagtaaatttatGTGTCACATAAGGCATTGTTTAACATGTCTAATGCGACACATACTTTACTATGCTGAATACATACGGGAATAGGTACTgtgaatatagtaataaataatgatatgtattatttgtatctatttaaatgTTCTTAATAGTGTAAACGTAAATCAAAACTTAGGTAAccataaaatgaatattagaattattatttattaacttgcctacagtattgataaaaaataattaaaacttacatatattattttaatagtatactatttaTTCTAGTTGAGGTTcgaatgataaataaaaaatcaagtttataataagtaataactaatagtataAGCAAGTTGAAGGTTTATAATGAAACTTTagaattaaataacaaaatgagTGGTTACTACTATGGTACCCTTCAGGGCGTACCCAGGAATTTTTaaagggggggagggggtccaaatttttttgacatgtaaaaagtatacaataaGTGATTTGCaccttaagaattttaaattttgttaatcaattttaatcAATAGGGGGGGTCCAGGCCCGACCCCCCTCTTGGGAACGCCCTGGTACCcttaagtaataataagtactttaatggtatattggtataatgTCAGAATGATGCTCACTTTTCAATTTCTCGACGTACGACAGTACTTAAAAGTACAATTTTGGAAATGAAATGATGttcaattaaactaaaaaattgaagtcATTGTGTGAAACAAAATGGGTTTTGCACCCGCAAAGTGACTCTTGGCCTTTGGGCTTGGTGCCAAaccaagcttttttacccaacaaataaaatttaattgacaattatagaaaaataaaccaaaataattgaaaacttacaatgccggaaacagctcaaaaaaagtcaaaatattttcaaaatatgatcgtgtatagaaaatgctaatataaacattcagtgaaattttcaagtatctacagtcatacgttttttaattacaacaaaataagaaaatcgttacatgagaaatcgagtgaatatcaaatgttgtaaaaatatgaatttcaaacgctcataaaaatttaatttgactttcttgtagacatttttttttttgataaaggtagacaaactcatggataatcttgtattacattttcaaatcttagatttaaaaagataaatttttatgaattctcaacacaaaataatttgctaattttcgtgatttttccgtattttgtcaagatttgatttttaaatgcttataaataaaaactgtgactaaggaattttaattttttcaattttcaaatatcattgtaactaTAAAGTAGGACCcttgtaataaattttcaagctttttaccccccaaaaaaagttttattaacaTCCGTAGaaaaaaacactaataaaattggaaactgaaaatgttcctaaacagttcaatacaaatcaaaatattgccgtttttccttaatttgtatgttgtttttcgcggcgcttttgaaaattattgggaattttaaattgctcgaatgcaccaacttgattcactttctcatcgaacaagctactgttgaagaaaatcgaagcagttttactgcaccaaaccgtgatgacagacacaaaaatatatatataaaaaaaaacacacatcattgtaaaatcaatacattcatcgccccgttcagaatctaataatCGTCACTATGTATATCTTTAAAATTGTTGAACTGCTATTAAAGCATCTCATGAGCAGGCGCGTACTGGCCCACCGGGATACCGGGAAAATCCCGGTAGGccatcttaaaaattataagaccAGGACCCCCTACCTGTAGTTTCAGTTAAATTccgtaattgtattatttttaacaataaataataattgttttaaaattattttaattgaataattgaaaaaagaaaattacataAACGACAAACAACAAATGTCGTTGGTTAGTTTTAGTTTCTGGTAATGCAACTTTTGGTGTACTAGGtttgatcatattatactattacgtaTATACgttgaaaacaaataatttttatttagaattctAGTGATTACAAGACAAAGCGGTATGCGGGTACACGGTTAGTTTAGGTTAGGCTCCCAATGTTTctgtttataataaagttatttataaattacatggattattaattatcaatgataatattattgttaacctagtattatacatattttatttcattaatttgaatttcgTCGACGggtttagttattacttattttctaCAATTTTAACAGTTTGTATTGCCATACAGCCGTATTGCCGTACAACAGGTaagtttctgattttttttaatgtctagTATAATAAGTGTCTTTACTCTTTAGTAGGTAATAACAActattaaagttataatttgaataaattgaaaatagtttataattttaaaatggttttagatTTGGTGTGTTGAACCTAATtagtgttatataattatatacataataaaataataataatattaagacagGACTTTGAAATTAGTACACAGAAAACTAGAAAAGTCAATGTAAAAGTTACCTCGATACTATTGAAACAATGAGATATGAGTGGAAAAAGTAtaactatagtatttattttaaatttttcaataattcttATTTAGTAGCTACTGCTGTCTACTATTGTTGTGTTTcataggtaacataatattattatgaattttgtttatgtttaatatataataattaaaataaaaatcattactattaacatataattatctatttatttagtattaatcataataatataataaggcgCTCTTTGTCGGCTAGATTGTATGCACAATATTTTGCGTTTGTGGCgttgtgtttaatatttattaagctaGAATTGAGTGCGTGAGGCTGATATAAACCTCGGAACAAGTAATTGACTTATTGTGTGAAAAAAAGTACAGAAATGTTAAGAATGTtgaaagtttagtttttaagcattttattcaactattttttaatgaaaacacgATATTTATAGAACATCACCATTACAAAATTGCTATTTGGGGAATGCATATTAATCGCAGAGCCATAGCTCTCAACAATTATTTCTTACAAATTTCCAAAATTGTTTAGGATTCGTACAGAAATTAGATTTAGTGCGCATACAAGATTTAGCAACGAACTAACCGTGTTTACGGTATTGATTTGGAAGAAGTTAAGTAGTGAAAAGCATTCGGGGATACAGGGAACTCTCATACCAGAAACAGAGGTATAAACTAGACCATGTTCATCGTTTGACCATTTAACATTAGGTAAGTTGTAGTCACcacaaaattcaaacaaataattagtCTTAGCCAAAACCACGCTATCAACAGTCGATGTGTAAATCTCGTATGTTGATGGATTACAATTAGGAGGAAAAAATACACCactaattacatatttaatattattacaaataaaatatacaaataactgttcaatatttagatcattaacATGGACAAGTTGGGAGGGACATCTTTTTGGACACCACCACCTCGTTTACAATTGCTAGTAAAAAATTCTATCACATCTGTATACATTATAGTTCATAAATCCATTATAAAAAAGTATGGCAGTACTTTATTTCCTCTGCTATGTACGCTgctttcattttaattttggtccCAGTACGTTCATTTTTTcctgtaaaattaataaatttgaaaaaatttaactttaaatttaagaaattttataaattcattttttttgtaggtacttTGAGGGCATTAAAAATCGTAACATCGCAAAGTTTGTTTATCTgtcttatacatattttatatacgtgGTGTACCTTTATCCCTTCTTCAAATTAAAGGCAAGTATACATCCACCGTATTCACGTGTGGCTATAcgcactaaacattttggtcCATCGGTCCGGATAATTTCGTTTTCgtgttttaattgaaataactaTAGTTTAGACGGGCGAGGGATGCTGTGTTAAAATCGGTATGTTATTTGCACGTGTTATCGCAAGAGGCGTCTATTGATACACAAAGGCAAGAGGTTTTTTTCGTTCGTTATAGTTTCCTGGAACGGTTCAGGAATAACGTAGAAAAGGAACAACCGATTATTATGTCATCGTTGGTCGGCCTTGATCGCGAAAATGAATACGCAGACGTCGATGATACCACATCTGATAAATTGGAACAGTTGTGTGGTGAGATTGAAGTGGTCTATAGGAACTTAAATAAATGTGCGCCAATGACAAAGTTAGGATAAATTATTTGCATTCGAGTGAATTCAACGGGAATCTGTCCCGGTGGAACCGTGTATTTTGACCCAGTTAAATTTTACCCCCCGGTAAATATTCACTAGCGAAATTTTACTGGGGTAAATATTCACTAGCGAAATTTTACCGGAGATAAATTTTCACGGCGGGGTTAAATATCCCAAGTGAATATTTACCACAAGTAAAGTTAAAAATCCGGTAAAAATTCACTAGAtcaaattcatatatatttacactattaaaatgtttttatatgaattaatCTTTTACGTTAACTTAACTAGGATTAAGGACTATTTCCCCAACCACCCCCCCttctcaaaataaaaacaaaataaaaaatacattttaccaatttttttctttagctttcgtttgaaatgttttatgaaaatactcattttatctatatgtatacaatCAGTTAaggtttaaaaatcaattagtagtattattattacattttataatttaaaaacattgtgCTTCAATAAAATAGTTGTTACATCATTTTCCactggaaaaataaaaacaaaaaagtaatttatatataacctatttacgtggagccttgttttaaattttcaatccttagccataaaagttaaaaattttatacatttttaactacaaaataattattacattttaaatttgattaatgttgtcaaaatttgaactttaaatgcttataaaaaaaattgtgcctatgtatttttaatatttttcaactgctattagaacgatatatcaggagccttatattaaattttcaccgtttttttacccaacaaataaaaatttattgatatttatagaaaaaaaaactaaaaaaattgaaaactgacaatgtccgtaaacagttaaaaaagagtcaaaatattttcaacattttatggtgtatagaaaatgctaatataaacattcagtgaaattttcaagtatctacagtcattcgttttttaattacaataaaataagaaaattgttacatgagaaatatcgagtaaatatcaaatgttgtaaaaatataaatttcagacgctcataaaaatttaatttaagtttcttctagacattttttttttgataaaggtagacaaacttatgagtaatcttatattacattttcaaatcttagatttaaaaagaaaaatttttatgaattctcaaaccaaaatagtttgctaattttcgtgatttttctgtattttgtcaaaatttgaactttaaatgcttataaataaaaactgtgactaaaggtttttaatttttttcatctgcctttgaaacaataacctaggagccttctattaaattttcaagcttttttactcaacagataaaattttattgatatttatagaaaaaaaattgaaaacttacaatggccgtaaacagctcaaaaagagtcaaaatattttgtaaattgtatggtgtatagaaaatgctaatataaacattcagtcaaaatttcatgtccctatggtcatttttttagagttacaccaaaaaccaaaatcgattttctcaaaaacagattttgcgtaaaaattcccgtttttccttaatttttcttttgtttttcacgtcgcttgtgaaaactactgggaaatttttacttttgaccccccaaagtaccaactagattcactttcctatcagaaaagttactattgaagaaaatctaagcacttttactgtcctaaaaggtgatgacagacacaaaaataaaaaaaaaaaataaaaaaaaaacacacatcattgtaaaatcaatacattcatcgcttcactcagaatctaaaacatttatTCCATGAGCAACGAGGTCAACacaatgttatataggtattgtcaCATTCAGTTGCATAGTCAGGGTGGTTTTGGGTGTTTAACCACCCCTACACCCACCACAATTGACATTTTTACTTCTAATAAATGTACAAtgaaacctctaaataccggACACTCTCGATCACCGAAATTTAGAAGTGTCCGCTATTGAGAGGTGTCCGTTAAAGGGAGGTTTCActgaatagttatttttaagacAATACAATATAGACAAATACAATTAAGGAATACAAATAAGatagaataaaatatcaattatactGTTCTAAGAAGTTTAGTTAAATAGATAGTAAAACcttaaatataatcatacataCAGTAAgtatattgaaaatttcaatgacAAATAATAAGATACGTAATGGCGAAAAGTTTCAAatctatgaataatatattttgaattacataTTTGGTAAAAGTATCAAGTACCGTAAAATCTCTCAATGGCGAATACCTCCAAATAGCGGACGAAATTTTGGTGACCGAGAGTTTCAggtatttagaggtttcaccgtacctatctatatacagTTTTTCGTTATtgcattacaacaaaataataaaatcaattttgtataaaacttttagtttttctatgtttttcaaaaaaaatattgaagttgaagataaaagcatttttttttatacaataaaaagtcTTTGGAAACCaaagaaacaaaaattataaaacccattgtaaagtcaatacattaaactatttacgctcagaatctaaaatgaagaCAATGACTAGATCTACGCGTATATTGTAAGTTAAATGTAGGTTCTTTTATTAGTTGTCtgttaaaagtaatttactaattacaattttaatttattctgttaAGTTAAGTAAAAGATTAATGTAttagatacctacattttaaaattgttattttgtctATCTTGTGAATATAAGACGAAGAattcaaacatataataaatacgtaaaccaaacatattattttcaaatatataatattttatttagtctaGTGAATTTTTACCCTGCAGGGGTAAATATTTGCTAGTGAAAATATCACTAGCGAAATTTTACTTGAGGTGAAATTTTACCTTTGGAGGGGTAAAATATACCTAGCAAAAATTTACCGGGGTAAAATATATCTAGGGAAATTTTACCGGGGGTAAAATATCACTGAGGTAAATTTTCGCGGTTACACCGGCATTATTGTCGTTTATTAGTACTTTTCACGAGAACGTCGCTGCGATTAAACCATTATTGGGTGTCGACGATTTGTCGGGTTGTTTATTGTTCTACATCGGCGCGCGTGTTTTAGATACAGATACTCGGCGCTTAATcgaagaatatatattataaaatattctatacatattaatatattaaagtgaATAAATATAGTGTATCATCAAGCTGACGGGAGGGGGATCAACGTTACCTCACTTcagaagttataaaaaaaattaccttgaaAACAgatgaatatttcaaatttttttttaaaaatatctttatcatctaattttattaaattccatAATGGCGACGAATTGTTAATCTCATGCTTTATAGATATTGGCCATTCGTCATTTTCAATACCCATATCGATTTTGAGATTTTGACACACTGGTATTGGCATAACATTTTCAGCTGTGCTTTCCatctaaacaaaatttaattatagttttagagtataactaaatattggttctaaaactttttttaatttaatttagtatacataacaatatacctatacatattttataggcacTATTGTTTAGTTGTttaaggtattattttatttttaataatttaattcgtaCCAATGTGGTACCTAAAAGCTAAGTCTCTAAGATTGTGTGAGATTTTTGTAATAGATAGGTAGTTTATTAACCCACTTATATggatgattgaaaaaaaaacctctgGACAAATTGCAATAATAACAAGTTCAGAGAAATCaagcaaacaatattataccatgGCCCTAAGCCCCCAACCATATGAGATGTCTAGAAGGGACGAGGTTATTTTTGTCCGTC
The Metopolophium dirhodum isolate CAU chromosome 7, ASM1992520v1, whole genome shotgun sequence DNA segment above includes these coding regions:
- the LOC132949696 gene encoding G protein-activated inward rectifier potassium channel 4-like, with amino-acid sequence MSYQKVKECTGPNIIFKMQFIVGLMMTGFTTTVIFTKLYRQIVKNTITFSRIACIHKEEDTSLWLTFWLLDKKLSRLLEKRAMMTLVADMESTAENVMPIPVCQNLKIDMGIENDEWPISIKHEINNSSPLWNLIKLDDKDIFKKKFEIFICFQGKNERTGTKIKMKAAYIAEEIKYCHTFL